The Methylocella silvestris BL2 DNA segment CTGCGGCTGAGGGAAAAACGGCCGCAAGCGGGCGCTTGCGCCGGCGTATGTGTTTTGGCGTGATCACCGCATAACCGAACGGCGAAACGGCCGAAAGTGTAAGTTTCGGATCGACGTCATGCTCTAATCGCTTGGAATCGATCGATGATTCTGGATGAAGCGTCCAGGATCGAAACGGGTCTGCTGTCTGTGGCGCACAGCGCGCCGCGAATGGAACGGAATAGATGCGAAAACTGGTTGGCGGCAAGCTGCACGGCATCCGCGTCACGGAATCGAACCTCGAATACCACGGCTCGATCACGCTCGATCCCGCCCATTGCGAAGCCGCGGGCATTCTCCCGCTCGAATTCGTCGAGATCTGGAACAAGAACTCCGGCGCGCGCATCACGACCTATGTGATCCTCGGGCAGCGCGGCTCGCGCTGCTGCGTGCTGAACGGGGCCGCGGCGCGCACCTGCCAGCCGGGCGACGAATTGATCATCTGCAGCTCGGTCTATCTCGACGGCGCCGAGATCACGAACCTCAGCCCCGCGGTCCTCACCTTCGACGCCAACAATAATATCGTCGAGAGGCTGCATTATTCCGTCACCCGCGACGGCGCCGGCCATTATCAATTCGGCATCGTCGCCGAGGACGGCGAAATTCTGCAGCCGCCGCTGAAATCCGGCATGCGGCAGAAGCGGGCGAGCTGACCTCGCCGGGCATGGCGGAACAGCAAAATGCGCCGCGATTTGCGCGCCTTGCGAGAAGAAAATCCTGCTTAGCCTTGACTCTTTTCACGGCCGGCTTTCATATACCGGACATAATGTTCGCAATATCGAACGCCGTGCACGCCATTGACGATCGTCTTGACCCATAAGCTCAGCGGCCTGCGCGAAGTCGACGCGCCGCATAGTCTCGTCGCGCATTTCGGACCAGATCACGCGCTGCAGATGGATTCGGGCGGCCGGCTCAATCAATGGACGATCGCCTATCAGACCTATGGCGAACTCAACGCCGCCAAATCCAACGCCATTCTCGTCTGCCATGCTCTGACCGGCGATCAGCATGTCGCCAACGCGCATCCGGTAACGGGCAAGCCCGGCTGGTGGAGCACCATGGTCGGTCCCGGCCGGCCGATCGACACCGATCGCTATTTCGTCATCTGCTCGAATGTGATCGGCGGCTGCATGGGCACGACCGGTCCGGCCTCGCTCAATCCGCAGACAGGCCGGCCGTACGGGCTTGAGCTGCCGATCGTGACGATCCGCGACATGGTCCGGGCGCAGGCGATGCTGATCGACCACCTTGGCGTCGATACGCTGTTTTGCGTCGTCGGGGGCTCGATGGGCGGCATGCAGGTGCTGCAATGGGTTGCGAGCTTCCCCGAGCGCGTCTTCTCGGCCATGCCGATCGCCACGGCGGCGAAACATTCCTCGCAAAACATCGCCTTTCACGAGGTCGGCCGGCAGGCCGTGATGGCCGATCCCGACTGGCGCAAGGGCCGCTATCTCGAGGAAGGGGTCATCCCCACCAAAGGCCTCGCCGTCGCCCGCATGGCGGCGCATATCACCTATCTGTCCGACGAGGCGCTGCAGAGCAAATTTGGCCGCAAGCTACAGGACCGCGACGCGCCGACCTTCTCCTTCGACGCCGAATTCCAGATCGAGAATTATCTGCGCTATCAGGGCTCGAGCTTCGTCGACCGGTTCGATCCGAACTCCTATCTTTATGTGACCCGAGCTTGCGACTATTTCGACCTGGCCGCCGACTACGACGGATCGCTGGCGCGCGCCTTTCAGGGGGTCAAGGCGCGCTTTTGCGTCGTCTCGTTCAATTCCGACTGGCTCTATCCGACCGCCGCCTCGCGCGCCATCGTGCACGCCCTGAACGCCGGGGGCGCCTCGGTCTCCTTCGTCGACATCGAGACCGATCGCGGCCACGACGCCTTTCTGCTCGACCTGCCGGAGTTCATCGCCACCTCGCAGGGCTTTCTCGATTCGGCCGCCAAGGCTCGCGGCCTGCCGCCGGCCGCGCCTTGAGCGTCGCCAAAGAGGCCGCAGCCGCGGCGCCCGAAACGACGAGCCGCGTCGACCTTCTCCTCGTCGCCGCCATGGTCGAGCCGAACAGCCGCGTGCTCGACGTCGGCTGCGGCGACGGCGCCCTTCTGCGGCTTCTTGCGGATGAAAAAGGCGTCGACGCGCGGGGGATCGAGCTTTCGCAGCGCGGCGTCAATTATTGCGTCGCGCACGGGCTTTCGGTGATCCAGGGCGACGCCGACACCGATCTTGCCGAATATCCGGACGATTCCTTCGACTATGTAATCCTATCGCAAACGTTGCAGGCGACGCGCCGTCCGCGCGTGGTGATCGAGCACATGTTGCGGATCGGCCGGCGCGCCATCGTATCCTTCCCGAATTTCGGCCATTGGCGCATAAGGGCGCAGGTCGCTTTCGGCGGCCACATGCCGGTGACGCGCCAGTTGCCGACGCCGTGGTATGAGACGCCGAACATTCATTTTTGCACGATTCAGGATTTCATCGACCTCGCGCAGGCGATCGGAGCGCGCATCGAGCATGGCGTCGCGCTCGACCAGTTTGGCAAGCCCCTCGCTTATCGCGGCCGTTGGATCTGGAATCTGCTCGGCGAGCAGGGCGTATTTCTGCTGACCCGCAAGAACTGATCAGCGAACCGCCCCACGGAAAACGCCGGCTTCTCCAGCGCTGTTGAGCGGCCGACGATCCGCGCCGGCCGTTGCGCTTAGCCCTTGACCTCGGCCTTGGCCCGATCGATCGATTCGACGATGATCTGACGGGCCCTTTCGGCGTCCGCCCAGCCCTCGATCTTGACCCATTTGTTGGGTTCGAGATCCTTGTAGT contains these protein-coding regions:
- the panD gene encoding aspartate 1-decarboxylase — translated: MRKLVGGKLHGIRVTESNLEYHGSITLDPAHCEAAGILPLEFVEIWNKNSGARITTYVILGQRGSRCCVLNGAAARTCQPGDELIICSSVYLDGAEITNLSPAVLTFDANNNIVERLHYSVTRDGAGHYQFGIVAEDGEILQPPLKSGMRQKRAS
- the metX gene encoding homoserine O-acetyltransferase MetX encodes the protein MDSGGRLNQWTIAYQTYGELNAAKSNAILVCHALTGDQHVANAHPVTGKPGWWSTMVGPGRPIDTDRYFVICSNVIGGCMGTTGPASLNPQTGRPYGLELPIVTIRDMVRAQAMLIDHLGVDTLFCVVGGSMGGMQVLQWVASFPERVFSAMPIATAAKHSSQNIAFHEVGRQAVMADPDWRKGRYLEEGVIPTKGLAVARMAAHITYLSDEALQSKFGRKLQDRDAPTFSFDAEFQIENYLRYQGSSFVDRFDPNSYLYVTRACDYFDLAADYDGSLARAFQGVKARFCVVSFNSDWLYPTAASRAIVHALNAGGASVSFVDIETDRGHDAFLLDLPEFIATSQGFLDSAAKARGLPPAAP
- the metW gene encoding methionine biosynthesis protein MetW, with amino-acid sequence MSVAKEAAAAAPETTSRVDLLLVAAMVEPNSRVLDVGCGDGALLRLLADEKGVDARGIELSQRGVNYCVAHGLSVIQGDADTDLAEYPDDSFDYVILSQTLQATRRPRVVIEHMLRIGRRAIVSFPNFGHWRIRAQVAFGGHMPVTRQLPTPWYETPNIHFCTIQDFIDLAQAIGARIEHGVALDQFGKPLAYRGRWIWNLLGEQGVFLLTRKN